The genomic DNA CGCCGCGCGGATCTTCAGTCGGTAGGGCTGTTTGCCTATCCGTATCTCGCCGCCCGTTTTGAACTCCCTCTTGCCGAACCGGCACCAGGCGGCGAAGCACTCGGAGTTCCTCCAGCTCAGCTCCCGGCCCTTCAGGCCCACCTGCTCCATGGCGTTCTGCACCGCCACGTCCGGGCCCAGGCTCCTGAACTTGTACAGCTCGTTCACGACCCGGCACCTCCGTCCCTGGCCGGCGTCCGTCAGGAAGCTGTTCTTCACCTCGGCTCTGTGCAGGTGCACCACCTGGAAGTCGCCCACGTACACCGCCCAGTGCGGGTACTGGCCCGTGGCCACGAACTCCACCAGGTCGCCCGCTTTGCATTTGTTGAGCAGATTCTCCGGCGAGGAGACCTCCAGGCCGGCGCACTTGGCGCTCCTCTCGAAAATGCACTCGTCCCTGTAGAAGACGGCGCACTCCACCTCGTCGCGCCGGTCGTACTGCTTCTCTTCCTGGTTCGGGTCTTTCACCGTGCCGTCGAGCGCGCAGCCATCCTCCaggccgccgccgtcgtcgccgtcgtcgtcgtcgttggcAAATATGTACGAGACGCCGATCCGCGGTCCGTCGTCCGCGTCCGCGCCGTTCGGGTCCACCGTGGGAACTTCCGCGTAACTTAGATGTGCCAGCTTGTCCACCTGGTTCCCCATGCCACTGCTCGCTCACCTGGCAGCGGCCGGCGTGCAGTCGGAAGCGGGGAGTTGTTGTCACCGTTCGCCGAACATCGCCACCACCCGCCGCAGAGCCACGCGGATCGGAACTTCCTTCGCCCCCGGAGCGAagatttttaagtttttaatcCAAATTACGCATAGGAATATTCCAGCGACGTGGCCGCCGGGCTTGTCTGCGGGTGCCCCATCAACAAGTGGGCACGGCAGGAAGAGAACACACCGGTGTCTTGTTCTGCCGGTGGGTCCCCCGGGTGTCGCCCCGCACACTCGCCGGCCGTCTGCCCGCGTAAAGTTCCGTCCCCCGCCTCTCACACaggcagaaggagagagttCGAATCCGACTCGTCGACGCGCGGCGGGTGAACCGGTCCGCTGCGCGCGGTGCAGCAGAGTCTTCCACTCGGCATCGACGCGCGCACTGCTCCGCTTTTAAAGCGGAAGTGCGCGTAATTTCCATCGCCGCACTTTCAGTAACCTCTCCTCATCACCCGTGAAGGAAATTGTGAGGGCGGTTCGAAATGCTGTGGGTGTTTGCCTGGACAGTTTatgagtctgtttttttatcttgatgCACAAGCTTGAATTAAAGAGGAAAAGCCTAAAACAGCCTAAACAATTCCCTCATCCTATCCTGAAAGGGCACATTTGAATAATGCATacgtttatttttctttgaatgcaACTATCTAGTATGTATGTATTTCCATAATGCATTGTCTTATTCTGTTTGTTGTATCTAATTTCATTTCTTCTTAATTATCGATTTAgttggttttcattttatttcctgtgaTCAAAAACTCACTACACATTAAAAGCAGAGTCCGAACCTCCGTCCTGGGTTTAGGTGAACGAGGCTCCTGTTCTCTTCTCCGTGTGGAGGACCAACATCTGTCCATCTTTTACAGCTCTGACCACCTGCCTGTCCTCGATTAAACTAAAGCTGTGCAGTCATTTGCTCCCTCTCCGTCCCCTGGTGGGACCGTAATGTCTTCATTATGTTTGTAGTGGCCCGAGGGCCTGCCCGGACCCGCTCCTGGTTATGGGCTATTTTTCTCACCACAGGCAGGGGAATGTGCTCGGTATATGCCCCCCAAAAGtgacacaaactgcagcagcctCGGTGTGAAAACACCTGTCCAGCAAATCGTATGGCAGTGAGTGAGAAACTGCAAGAGATGCTCAGACAAGGGACCAATCTGTGTTAGTAGGGCAGAGGAGCCTGAGTTTGACCCTTGCACTGAGCTGGGTGTTCACAGGAGGGACCAATTACAGCTGCGAAGTCATCCAGTACAGTAGATATGATAGAGGACGTGTTTCAACAAAAGCAGTACTCGTTTCCTTATCCAGTCACATAGTTGAAACCGGGGCAGGAGGGCCTCAGTCAACACAGTGGACTCAGCAGATTAGGCCTCTGGGCAGCACTTCTTAAGACTATCAGGTCAATTAAGAGCCTGAGCACATGCAAGGTCACGCTGTGTGATTTTCAACCATGTGTAATCCAGATTGAACTCAACCTGGGTCACAAGAGTTCAAATCCAATTCCTCCATTCAGGTTACCAGGTCAAGAGTCAACCAGCAAAATGATTTTATAGCAATACCAGCAGAGTGGTTCTGCTGATTACATTCATATCTCGAAAACTATTGCACTGGTTACTGTGACATGTTGTACAGACTGTTGTGGCCCACAGAGGATGAACCtcactgactttggtgatcctctgacttttcctgTCAGAGGATCACTGCGCCCCCCAGTCAGTCAAAATTGTAACGTATCAGATGAAATATCTAACTCATCTCATCTTGCAATGTGCTCAAACACATCTGTGTTTTCCTTATGTCGTCTCTTAGCACTACAGATAGACAATTATAAGTTATTTTGTAGTCAATGTTCATACAATAGTTCACATCCATGACAGCGATGACCAAAAGAGATAAACCGTATGACATGATAAATGCGCAACACGCCTCAAAGGAACATTATCACTAACTTCCAGTTTTACTAAAAATGATAAAGCAGCAGAATGCAAGAGGCCGGTACAGTTCACTGTCCTTTCATCAGCTTTGGCTCAAGTTCATgcacttttcttctctctccattaTTCCCGACTGTGCTCCCGTTTCAGCCGGAAGCCTTTCTGCAGTCCTAGTTTGACAatacaaatgattaaaaattttaaaaaaaacctgcagaagGAATTCAGCAGATCAGTGTTACACATTTCCAGAGCAGGTTTTATACAGACATTATATGACGATGCCTATTAAACAAGCTGATCGGTTAGTGGTGCCATGCAGCCCAAGTGACCGCTTCTCATCCTCAGGTGGTGTGACCCAGTTTATGTCCCCAGTGCCATCACCCCAACCCACCCCCGCCACCGTTGACACAGAGTAATTTGCAGCGCTGGGAAATTACTGGAGCAGAGAGACCTGGGAGACATTGGCAATTAGGCAGGGCTCCACCTGTCCGGTGGGGGCACAGCCAGTCACAGAGTGACATCTTAATCTGCCACCCAAAAAACTGTGGGCTTTTCTGAGCCTCTCAAAGGCTTCACACCCGAATATCAGACATTGTTTTTATCAGCTCTGCGTCCATTTAGATCTACAAGGATAGGAACACTTGAGCCTGATGGAGAGAGCATGCCGACCGCTGCGTCTTGCGCGCCATCTGTTCCACCTGGCTTGGAAAACAGCTAATGGCCCTAATATCATGTAATGTGATTGGCTACAATTCAGAGCCAATAGGGACTGGAATCagtggtaaaaaataaaaaaaaacataaaaaaaaaaacctcactcatgaggaaaacaacaacactgggaAACATTttcagggaagaaaaaggagttTGTTcttattacatatttatttatattttcatatactttttacatatttatttgtaataataacaacatgtATTCGGAGcagaggggggatggagagagaataGAAGAGGAGGGCATGTTGAAGGAatgtcactttctttctttttttaacccattTAATTACAAGAGCATCATTGTCATAAATTCAGTCAATGATATTCATAGTCCCATTGAACAAGCTACAACTATGATTCCTAAAATATAGACTGACATATAAAActagcattatttttttttttccttaaatacTCTCGTAGACGTATATCTGGGGATATCTGGGATGACCAAATAACTGCAACCAAATAACAAGGCAGGCCGGACCGGGAGTCTTATTGTGAAAGGTAGGTGTGTATCAAAACACACCAAGAGTGAAGTGTACAATACACACCCatacacaacatacacacaacagTTTCTACACAGTCATCATGCTTCAACAGGAActcattttgtcttcttttttttttctatatcagCGTCACATAATTagaaacaacaaccacaagtGGGTCAACAACTGCAGAGGGCAGACtccttcacaaaaacaaaacaaaaacactgcaaaatggGTTATTATCctaaatgaaatataaagaaCCCTTTTATTCTTGAAGCAACACTGAAAATTCCTGACAGGACTTCACACAGTTTTTTGAGCCAGCACATCTCTGAGAAGCTGGGCAAAGCATTAGCATTCCCATCCCCTGGGTGTGTGGCAGCCTACACAGATAAgttgtcttctcctctccagacTACAAACcccacatttgaaaaacatggTGTACACAGGGTCCCTCGGAGAGTGTGGCGGGTCGGCCAAGAGAGCCGTGCACTGCAGTGCACACAAACCTGGACACCATCCAGGGACGACTACTTGCAGGCAACGGGCCCgggtcactcactcactcaaactcactcactcaaacacacacacgcacgcacgcacgcacgcacgcacgcacgcacgcacgcacgcacgcacgcacgcacctgCCTGTTCCCGTCCCATGCAATTAGGTCCACTCAATCAAGCTTATCAAATCTTGAACGGGGGAGATAGTTTGGGAACCGATGTTATTAACATTATTGGTTataaacacaaatcatttgaaaaatgtgaataatCTAAAGAaggcaaaaactaaaaaaaacaaaactattcaAAATCAGCTGATTTGATCCAAGACCTGGTactttctgattggctgaaagtATTAAGGCAACAGAATAAAAGGAATGACAGTAGAAGAGaagtaaaaaataagaatattttacaggagaaaaaaaaaaaaggtctttggTGTCCTCTTGCATTGAGAAAGAATCAtaacaaatgattaaaaaaaagaaatgatgccCAGTCAGTTTTTTAACAAGCCTGAGTTCCCAGGACAAGGAACACTTCCTTGTGATAAATGTGAGCTCTAACATCATGTGCGCACTACAATggaaaattaaataacattatATCATCCACAAGGTTTGAGTAATCATGTacagtgcaaataaaaaaaaaagcccaataTTGATTACAAGTAAAgaggaaagtatttttttcatggtACGAGTTGTGCAACAGTATCATGCATCAGGTCACTTAACATGAGACAACACGGGGAGGCGgggaggctgggggggggggggggggctgcttttAAACTCACTCCTCATGTCCCACGACTTGGACCTAAAATATGCATATTGTCAAATGATTCCTGAAGAAGTCTGTTCAACACATCCTTCGTTTATATTGtggggcttttttctttttagaacaTCTATACAATATTAAAACCACTTTACACTCCGTTCTCCAAGATCACAAAACataaagggaggggggggggttgtcggTGGAGAACAGCGCTCGTGTTAAATGGTCTTCCAGGTTTTATGCCGTTTACCTGCATCATAGTTATATACTGTGATAATAGCACCACTCCAACAGATAACACTGCCCATGAATAAAAGGGatcacagagaggagggggttcAAACTAGTGTTGGCAAGGACTATTCCTCATACAGTTGGTAAATGACAAAGTGCTGGCAGGGATAACTTTCCCATGACTGGATACTGATGGACAAAGTTATTGACTGATTGTTTCCTTCGGATGCGAAGATGCAGGGATTGAACCTCGGTTAAGAGTCTGCGCAGTGAGACGTGACGCTCAGGACGTGGGGGGTGGGTCCTTTTCAAGGAGATGATGTtcgggtttctttttttctcgtgACCAAATCTGGAAGTTTTGGGGTTTGGTTTATGTGGGTTGGTCCTTCTGCAGGGCGGAGATGTTCAGAGCAGGGGGCGCCC from Scophthalmus maximus strain ysfricsl-2021 chromosome 22, ASM2237912v1, whole genome shotgun sequence includes the following:
- the lratd2a gene encoding protein LRATD2a; this translates as MGNQVDKLAHLSYAEVPTVDPNGADADDGPRIGVSYIFANDDDDGDDGGGLEDGCALDGTVKDPNQEEKQYDRRDEVECAVFYRDECIFERSAKCAGLEVSSPENLLNKCKAGDLVEFVATGQYPHWAVYVGDFQVVHLHRAEVKNSFLTDAGQGRRCRVVNELYKFRSLGPDVAVQNAMEQVGLKGRELSWRNSECFAAWCRFGKREFKTGGEIRIGKQPYRLKIRAADKRAHVLEFQSLEDMVMERRRNEHLGRRAALQELATHLHSAGDTRSEPAR